A window from Pontibacillus halophilus JSM 076056 = DSM 19796 encodes these proteins:
- a CDS encoding IS3 family transposase, whose protein sequence is DLNNVQVFHTDRGSEFRNKLIDEALAAFDIKRSLSLKGMPYDNAVAEATFKCIKVEFVKKAAFESEESLSLELFDYVNWFNRIRTHSTLGYLSPIEFKSKHLN, encoded by the coding sequence TGACTTAAATAACGTTCAAGTCTTTCACACGGATCGTGGTAGTGAATTTAGAAATAAGCTCATTGATGAAGCCTTAGCAGCCTTTGACATTAAGCGTTCCCTAAGCTTAAAAGGGATGCCTTACGACAATGCGGTAGCCGAAGCGACCTTCAAATGTATTAAAGTAGAGTTCGTCAAAAAAGCTGCCTTCGAGAGTGAAGAGAGCCTAAGTCTTGAATTATTTGACTACGTCAACTGGTTCAATCGGATACGAACCCACAGTACCCTCGGTTACCTAAGTCCAATAGAATTCAAATCGAAGCACCTTAATTAA
- a CDS encoding alkaline phosphatase gives MNFKNIKKKVIPFAVVSTLAISSFAGGAPETEAKSHKGIKGNDEIKNVIFLIGDGMGPVYNTAYRSFMDDKSTPYMEEVAFDKQLLGQQQTYSWDHEESVTDSAAAGTSMAAGIKTYNGAISVDMEKQEVETVLERAKKEEKATGLVSTSQVNHATPASFGAHDESRHNYNAIADDYFDETINGERKVDVILGGGTKYFEREDRDLAGEFEEAGYSYVTNKEDLMNDDNEQILGLFGEKGMDKMIDRDEDTPSLADMTTTALDRLSKDEDGFFLMVEGSQIDWAGHDNDVVAAMSEMQDFEQAYKEAIEFAKKDKHTLVVTTADHSTGGFAMGRDGEYKWDPAPLKAAKRTPDFMAEQIAEGADVEETLNKYIDLELTEEEINWVKEAKQAEKDKTTEIDNAIEKIFDLRSGTGWTTGGHTGEDVNVYAYGPGSENFIGLHDNTETGQMVNDLLIKQEDDDDEENEDEHDEDDDEREDD, from the coding sequence ATGAACTTCAAAAACATAAAGAAAAAAGTAATCCCATTCGCGGTTGTTTCTACATTAGCAATCAGCTCTTTCGCTGGTGGCGCACCTGAAACTGAGGCGAAATCGCATAAAGGCATCAAAGGGAATGATGAAATTAAGAACGTGATCTTCTTAATTGGTGACGGCATGGGGCCTGTGTATAACACAGCTTACCGTTCTTTTATGGATGATAAATCAACTCCTTACATGGAGGAAGTAGCATTTGATAAGCAACTACTTGGACAGCAGCAGACTTATTCATGGGATCATGAAGAAAGCGTAACAGACTCTGCAGCTGCAGGTACTTCTATGGCTGCTGGTATCAAGACCTACAACGGTGCAATCTCTGTTGATATGGAGAAACAAGAAGTTGAAACGGTACTTGAGCGTGCGAAGAAAGAAGAAAAAGCTACAGGACTTGTCTCCACATCTCAAGTGAACCACGCAACTCCAGCCTCATTCGGTGCACACGATGAGTCTCGTCACAACTACAATGCAATTGCTGATGATTATTTCGACGAAACGATTAATGGCGAGCGCAAAGTAGACGTCATTCTTGGTGGCGGAACGAAGTACTTCGAACGTGAAGACCGTGACCTTGCTGGTGAATTTGAGGAAGCTGGTTACAGCTATGTAACGAATAAAGAAGACCTTATGAACGACGACAACGAACAGATTCTTGGCCTATTCGGTGAGAAAGGAATGGACAAGATGATCGACCGTGACGAGGACACACCTTCTTTAGCTGACATGACAACAACTGCTCTTGATCGACTAAGCAAAGACGAAGACGGCTTCTTCCTAATGGTTGAAGGAAGCCAAATCGACTGGGCTGGTCACGATAACGACGTAGTTGCAGCGATGAGCGAAATGCAAGATTTCGAACAAGCCTATAAAGAAGCCATTGAATTCGCTAAGAAAGACAAGCACACGCTTGTCGTTACGACAGCTGACCACTCAACTGGTGGCTTTGCAATGGGACGCGACGGTGAATACAAATGGGACCCAGCTCCACTGAAGGCCGCGAAGCGTACGCCTGACTTCATGGCTGAACAAATCGCTGAAGGTGCTGACGTTGAGGAAACACTGAACAAGTATATTGACCTTGAGCTTACTGAAGAAGAAATCAACTGGGTTAAAGAAGCCAAACAAGCTGAAAAAGACAAAACAACTGAAATTGACAATGCAATTGAGAAGATCTTTGACCTACGCTCTGGTACAGGCTGGACAACAGGCGGACACACAGGGGAAGACGTAAACGTTTATGCGTATGGCCCTGGATCTGAGAACTTCATCGGCCTGCACGACAACACAGAAACGGGCCAAATGGTTAACGACCTTCTCATCAAACAAGAGGACGATGATGATGAAGAAAACGAAGACGAACATGATGAAGACGATGACGAGCGTGAAGACGACTAA
- a CDS encoding ABC transporter ATP-binding protein, producing MHSKAVMEVMNLTKKVGRTNIIDDVSFHLNEGEIKGLLGPNGSGKTSLLRLLVGLWKPTSGEIMIDQYNIQTDFENAISKVGSLIENPEFYDYLSGYDNLMQVHRLQSDSGRSRVEEVIEILEMESYIYDRVASYSLGMRQRLGLAIAYLSNPKILLLDEPTNGLDPEGIQNLRDYLNKLKDEGVSILISSHLLAEIEMICDRIIILDNGRIVSEGALEEYRGHSSEQGRYFFKVMEMERFEPLLKEQERSGFIDETLDHGFFMTGTEREVASMNRFLVDQGMSVVGIEKSQATLEDAFLSHLRREQ from the coding sequence ATGCATTCCAAAGCGGTTATGGAGGTCATGAATCTTACCAAGAAAGTAGGAAGAACCAACATTATTGATGATGTTTCTTTTCATTTAAATGAAGGAGAAATTAAAGGGTTATTAGGACCAAATGGGTCTGGGAAGACGTCGCTCTTAAGGCTGCTAGTGGGTTTATGGAAGCCAACTAGTGGTGAGATTATGATCGATCAGTATAACATTCAGACTGATTTCGAGAATGCAATTTCTAAGGTTGGATCATTGATTGAAAATCCGGAGTTCTATGATTATTTATCAGGTTACGATAACTTAATGCAAGTGCACCGTCTTCAATCAGATTCAGGAAGAAGTAGGGTGGAAGAAGTAATCGAGATACTTGAGATGGAGAGCTATATTTATGATCGTGTAGCCTCCTATTCACTAGGTATGCGTCAAAGGCTTGGTTTAGCAATCGCATATTTAAGTAACCCCAAAATCTTATTACTTGATGAGCCAACGAATGGATTAGACCCAGAAGGCATTCAGAATCTTCGTGACTATTTAAATAAACTTAAGGACGAAGGGGTGTCCATTCTGATATCCAGTCATTTATTAGCTGAAATTGAGATGATTTGTGACAGGATTATCATTCTAGATAACGGGAGGATTGTGTCAGAGGGAGCTTTAGAGGAGTATCGTGGTCATTCATCTGAGCAAGGTCGATATTTCTTTAAGGTAATGGAAATGGAAAGATTCGAACCTCTACTCAAGGAACAAGAAAGGTCTGGATTCATAGATGAAACACTAGATCATGGCTTCTTCATGACGGGAACAGAGCGTGAAGTGGCATCTATGAATCGCTTCCTAGTTGACCAAGGGATGAGCGTAGTAGGAATAGAGAAATCTCAAGCGACTCTTGAGGACGCTTTTCTATCCCATTTAAGGAGAGAACAATGA
- a CDS encoding ABC transporter permease, with protein MTPFNKLVLNEHIKQFKRGRGIVLLGVIFFLNLAVAIGLKFTLSDTNFTFWDYLNVSTYLIYMLNFLTVIIAGDIVSGEFSQGTVKSLLTRPISRFKILKAKYATVLLSVGYVIGLHLLLAFCFGLLFFYSTVLEMNDGVLLNVLLKYIFGAVEMMVYASFTMLLSIVTRRTLFSVSFSMFFLLAIKLFLVAMSELNIVQFKYLLFANTNLSQYYFGSPLFPGMTLTFSISVILIHMILFIVISVLSFVRKDV; from the coding sequence ATGACACCATTTAACAAGCTTGTGCTAAATGAGCACATCAAACAATTTAAACGGGGAAGAGGAATTGTCCTACTTGGTGTCATTTTCTTTCTGAATTTAGCTGTCGCCATTGGTTTGAAGTTTACGTTATCAGATACTAACTTTACGTTTTGGGATTATTTAAATGTTAGTACGTACTTAATTTATATGCTCAATTTCCTAACGGTCATTATTGCTGGTGATATCGTTTCAGGTGAATTCTCACAAGGTACAGTTAAATCTCTACTAACAAGACCCATTAGTCGATTTAAGATTCTTAAGGCTAAATATGCAACCGTCTTGTTATCGGTGGGATATGTGATAGGTCTACATCTCCTACTGGCATTTTGTTTCGGGCTTCTATTCTTTTATTCAACTGTATTGGAAATGAATGACGGGGTTCTGTTAAATGTCTTACTAAAGTATATCTTTGGTGCAGTCGAAATGATGGTCTATGCGAGTTTTACAATGCTGCTCTCCATCGTAACGAGGAGAACTCTATTCTCTGTCTCCTTTTCAATGTTCTTTCTCTTGGCTATTAAACTATTCTTAGTAGCTATGAGTGAACTCAACATTGTTCAATTTAAGTATTTGCTATTTGCCAACACGAATCTATCGCAATACTACTTTGGAAGTCCTCTATTTCCAGGAATGACGCTTACCTTTTCAATTTCTGTCATCCTTATTCACATGATTCTATTTATTGTTATATCAGTCTTATCCTTTGTAAGAAAGGATGTATAA
- a CDS encoding glycerophosphodiester phosphodiesterase family protein gives MIGILVIFIFINNGAYFSKEPTGDPLLLAHVGMSQTYPMDNIQNDTCTAERIYKPEHPYIGNTIPSMDAAFKEGADIVEFDIHPTTDGKFAIFHDWTLDCRTNGHGVTRNHSLEELKKLDVGYGYTADGGNTYPFRGKGVGMMPSLDEVLTQFPDKSFLINIKSNDPEEGEQLAQYLSTYSEERLTQLSVYGGDAPIDVLKEELPSLRTMSMETLKRCLVSYESIGWTGYVPSSCKNTQLHIPEKYAPWLWGYPVTFLNRMESVNTKVVLVAGDGGWSEGFDDREDVKRIPSDYDGIIWTNRVDRIEEVVSE, from the coding sequence ATGATAGGGATTTTAGTGATCTTTATCTTTATTAACAATGGCGCTTATTTCTCTAAAGAGCCTACAGGAGACCCGCTTCTATTAGCTCATGTAGGTATGTCTCAGACGTACCCAATGGATAACATTCAGAATGACACCTGTACGGCTGAACGAATATACAAGCCAGAACATCCATACATCGGAAACACGATTCCTTCCATGGATGCTGCTTTCAAAGAAGGGGCGGATATTGTAGAGTTTGATATCCACCCAACAACAGATGGGAAGTTTGCCATCTTTCATGATTGGACATTGGATTGTAGAACCAACGGCCACGGTGTAACAAGAAACCATAGCTTAGAAGAGTTAAAGAAGTTAGACGTAGGGTATGGATACACAGCAGATGGCGGGAACACGTATCCATTCCGAGGTAAGGGTGTAGGAATGATGCCCTCCCTAGATGAGGTGCTCACTCAGTTTCCAGACAAAAGCTTCCTGATTAATATCAAGAGTAATGACCCGGAAGAAGGTGAGCAACTAGCACAGTACCTCTCAACGTATTCTGAAGAACGATTAACTCAACTCTCTGTTTATGGAGGAGATGCTCCTATCGATGTGTTGAAAGAAGAGCTACCTAGTTTACGAACGATGTCGATGGAAACATTGAAGCGTTGTTTAGTTTCTTATGAATCGATTGGTTGGACAGGTTATGTTCCATCTAGTTGTAAGAACACACAGCTTCACATCCCAGAGAAATATGCTCCATGGCTATGGGGATACCCTGTGACATTCTTAAATCGAATGGAGTCGGTGAATACCAAGGTCGTTCTTGTTGCAGGAGACGGGGGCTGGTCTGAAGGTTTCGATGATAGGGAGGATGTTAAGCGTATTCCAAGTGATTACGACGGTATCATATGGACGAACCGAGTTGACCGTATTGAAGAGGTTGTGTCGGAATGA
- a CDS encoding GNAT family N-acetyltransferase, translating into MKIYQAKDEDIRLTMLDSFQRYQKTERVYVECNGEILEKYDRFEDTWSISRKREVVRHFSEVIANGGLILLVERNHQIIGFAVIEGVEFGETAVYRELSYIHIDRRHRGKGIGKALFEMVRKAAKDIGAAKLYIGAHPSVETQHFYTRMGCTLAKEINQAIYEREPRDLRLEISVYS; encoded by the coding sequence ATGAAGATCTACCAAGCTAAGGATGAAGATATTCGTCTTACCATGCTTGATTCCTTCCAAAGATATCAAAAGACTGAACGGGTTTATGTGGAATGTAACGGTGAGATTCTTGAGAAATATGATCGTTTCGAAGACACATGGTCCATCAGCCGCAAACGAGAGGTGGTTCGACATTTCTCTGAAGTGATTGCGAATGGTGGATTGATTCTATTAGTCGAGCGCAACCACCAAATTATCGGTTTCGCCGTAATTGAGGGGGTAGAGTTTGGAGAAACAGCTGTTTATCGTGAGTTATCGTATATTCATATCGATCGAAGACACCGTGGCAAAGGGATAGGGAAGGCGCTCTTCGAAATGGTCCGGAAAGCCGCTAAAGATATCGGAGCAGCGAAGCTTTACATAGGTGCTCATCCCTCCGTAGAAACTCAACATTTCTATACTAGAATGGGATGTACCCTTGCTAAAGAAATTAACCAGGCAATCTACGAAAGAGAACCAAGGGATTTGCGGCTTGAGATAAGCGTATACAGTTAA
- a CDS encoding dynamin family protein yields MFNLRDFRQDVLKITQAEFANLIGVRQDNVSRMEKNPETIDLSMLMNIANATGQSLDQLVGYKKDVPQALEVENVWKENENMKHVLLDYLENNIEHLPLETEWYDNIVKELEEMFQTMFKKPKVAVVGMSDAGKSSLINALLGVEKMPTSWTPTTSISVHIKHINDRPEFIKDEATIFEGSENGFDVNRIHQHSYYEETRLASGPTSILSEYGTRQGDYYSIEDASAAVVYLDSPILQLCDVIDLPGFGTGDRDMDDIMASQSTEFADATIYMSPANGFLRGTDIEFLKASLNALPAFENSQNELEPLNNLFVIASQAHTINHGNKVEVDSILDAGAERFYREVPEEIWENKSEVSNYQYTVEEIRKRFYSYTTDHAGLREDFEKNLRYLLETLPFIIKQNAWNMMNEYLDKYKKELEIEKVNFIEILDEREAKLEQLKQMKNDEPMRKYEMQKARKEVMEKIELFRDDTQASFEKEFSEIVSPDYIVNLIKSKGYKKKKDDMEHLASFISSKIQAKIQNILKYKSEDLNLIINQYIENFEGAIHKHAYSDVRGFKIPFDTKKAFASGLAGIATFGGLAFWASTLGNLGGYILVAKGVSVLSAVGISVGGTASAVTAISLIGGPITLAIAVSVILGMGVFMLGSGGWKKNVAKKIVKEYSKQDALNKFSNVIDEFWDDTEFAFNSAADALEEEWQKKLSAMEEKVSYYSADDVRRSISEVEQMIKFLEEMPIPFCNAIAV; encoded by the coding sequence ATGTTTAATTTACGTGATTTTAGACAAGATGTATTAAAGATAACACAGGCTGAATTTGCTAATTTAATAGGAGTACGACAAGATAATGTATCTCGGATGGAAAAAAACCCTGAGACTATAGACTTAAGTATGTTGATGAATATTGCAAATGCTACAGGGCAATCTCTTGATCAATTGGTTGGTTATAAAAAAGATGTGCCACAAGCGCTTGAAGTTGAAAATGTTTGGAAAGAGAATGAAAATATGAAACACGTTCTTCTTGATTACCTAGAAAACAATATCGAACATTTACCATTAGAGACTGAGTGGTACGATAACATAGTAAAAGAGTTGGAAGAAATGTTTCAAACAATGTTCAAGAAGCCCAAAGTAGCAGTTGTAGGCATGTCTGATGCTGGTAAGAGTAGTCTAATAAACGCTCTGCTTGGAGTGGAGAAGATGCCTACGTCGTGGACACCTACGACCTCTATTAGTGTACATATTAAACACATAAATGACCGACCAGAGTTTATAAAAGATGAAGCGACCATTTTTGAGGGAAGCGAGAATGGATTTGATGTAAATCGTATACACCAACACTCATACTATGAAGAAACTAGATTGGCTAGTGGTCCTACAAGTATTTTATCTGAATACGGAACGAGGCAAGGAGATTACTATTCAATAGAGGATGCTAGCGCTGCGGTTGTATATCTCGACAGTCCGATTCTCCAACTATGTGACGTTATCGATCTTCCAGGGTTTGGGACGGGTGATAGAGATATGGATGATATAATGGCTAGTCAGTCAACTGAGTTCGCAGATGCTACAATTTATATGTCACCTGCGAATGGGTTTTTAAGAGGTACTGACATAGAATTTCTAAAAGCTAGTCTAAACGCACTTCCTGCTTTTGAAAATAGTCAAAATGAGTTGGAACCATTAAATAACTTATTTGTTATTGCTTCTCAAGCCCATACGATAAATCACGGCAATAAAGTAGAAGTTGACTCCATTCTTGATGCTGGTGCTGAGCGTTTTTATAGAGAAGTGCCTGAGGAGATCTGGGAGAATAAGTCGGAAGTTTCTAATTATCAATATACAGTTGAAGAAATACGCAAGCGATTCTACTCATATACAACGGACCATGCCGGGTTGAGGGAAGATTTCGAGAAAAATTTACGTTACCTTCTAGAAACTCTACCATTTATTATTAAACAGAATGCATGGAACATGATGAACGAATACCTAGATAAATACAAAAAAGAATTGGAAATTGAAAAGGTAAATTTTATTGAAATACTTGATGAGCGAGAAGCAAAGCTAGAGCAATTAAAGCAAATGAAAAATGATGAACCTATGAGAAAATACGAAATGCAGAAAGCTAGAAAAGAGGTAATGGAAAAGATTGAATTGTTCCGTGATGATACGCAAGCATCATTCGAGAAAGAATTCTCAGAGATTGTTTCGCCAGATTATATTGTCAATCTAATCAAATCAAAAGGATATAAAAAAAAGAAAGACGACATGGAGCATTTAGCAAGCTTTATCAGTAGTAAAATTCAAGCTAAAATTCAAAATATTTTAAAATATAAGTCGGAAGATCTGAACTTGATAATAAATCAATATATAGAAAACTTCGAAGGAGCGATTCACAAACACGCCTATTCTGATGTGAGAGGCTTTAAGATTCCCTTTGATACAAAAAAAGCGTTTGCAAGTGGCTTGGCTGGAATCGCAACATTTGGAGGTTTAGCTTTTTGGGCATCAACGCTAGGCAATTTAGGAGGTTATATACTTGTAGCTAAAGGGGTTTCCGTTCTTTCTGCTGTGGGGATTTCTGTTGGAGGAACGGCGAGCGCTGTTACCGCTATCTCATTAATCGGGGGCCCAATTACGTTAGCTATCGCTGTATCTGTCATCCTAGGGATGGGTGTCTTCATGCTTGGATCGGGTGGTTGGAAGAAGAATGTGGCCAAAAAAATTGTCAAAGAATACTCTAAACAAGATGCGCTGAATAAGTTCTCTAATGTTATAGATGAATTTTGGGATGATACGGAATTTGCATTCAACAGCGCAGCGGATGCATTAGAAGAAGAGTGGCAGAAGAAACTTTCAGCAATGGAAGAGAAGGTGTCCTACTATAGTGCGGATGATGTAAGGAGAAGTATTTCTGAAGTTGAGCAGATGATTAAGTTCTTAGAGGAGATGCCAATCCCCTTTTGCAATGCGATAGCTGTTTAA
- a CDS encoding type IA DNA topoisomerase translates to MPKTVIFAEKPSQAKAYAEAFSVGEKTKTYIQLKPDDTFPHGATITWGVGHLVELKEPHDYHKEWKKWKLDQLPIVPERFLEKVSKGKWEQFQEVKRLFQQADVLVNAADVDREGSNIFYSILRLTGVKGKPIQRLWINSLEKDEVRKGFRHLESNEKDLRLFDEAKARQISDWMVGINASRLFTLLLQKKGFGSYLSIGRVQSPTVYLIYQRHREIENFKPEPFYQIEGQFKSQAGTYKGMAEIKEKDKAKVQALLDKHGVKEKETEFGIVQRVDKKTKHQKSPKLHSLSTLQGVANKRWKYPPSKVLKTMQSLYEKRLVSYPRTDCNYITESEFGYLVNNLDAYQKTLNVSFTPASLKPNKRYVNSSQVQEHYAIIPTKTVPTEKKLSGLSREEQNLYNEILSTTLAMFHKDYVYEETTILTSVKGLSFKTTGKRDVDNGWKELFPKPAKPKQGQDKPLPNVGQGEQVDAQVEVKESMTKPPKPYTEGDLITMMKTCGKHMDDEADVEILKEVEGLGTEATRSSIIETIKAQKYIEVRKNTVSVTNKGIMLCEAIEGTLLSSPSMTAKWESYLKKIGSGEGSKQVFTKQTVQFIEKLIQDTPGSIEKVHIKSTEEKKKWNEPIAKCPSCQTGSIIDRYKFYACSNYKEGCSVTFPKKLAGKTLTQNMIKTLCQKKRTRVLKGFKGKKPFSTALVLDEDYKIKFDFAKKE, encoded by the coding sequence ATGCCTAAAACAGTCATCTTCGCCGAGAAACCCTCCCAAGCGAAAGCGTACGCAGAGGCTTTCTCAGTTGGAGAGAAGACAAAGACATACATACAGCTAAAGCCAGATGACACCTTTCCACATGGGGCGACGATTACGTGGGGTGTCGGGCATTTGGTGGAATTGAAAGAGCCGCATGACTACCACAAGGAGTGGAAGAAGTGGAAGTTGGACCAGCTTCCGATTGTGCCGGAGCGTTTCCTTGAGAAGGTCTCGAAAGGGAAGTGGGAGCAATTCCAAGAGGTGAAGCGGTTGTTCCAGCAGGCAGATGTGCTTGTAAATGCGGCGGACGTGGACCGAGAAGGGTCGAATATCTTCTATAGCATTCTTCGGCTAACAGGGGTGAAGGGGAAGCCGATTCAGCGGCTGTGGATCAACTCCCTTGAGAAAGACGAAGTGCGGAAAGGGTTCAGGCATCTCGAAAGCAATGAGAAGGACTTGCGTCTCTTCGACGAAGCGAAGGCGCGTCAAATTAGTGATTGGATGGTTGGGATTAATGCGAGTCGCTTGTTTACACTGCTCCTTCAGAAGAAAGGGTTTGGCAGTTATCTATCCATAGGACGGGTGCAGTCGCCAACGGTCTACTTAATCTATCAACGGCATAGGGAGATTGAGAACTTTAAGCCGGAGCCATTCTACCAGATTGAGGGGCAGTTCAAATCCCAGGCTGGTACGTACAAAGGGATGGCGGAAATTAAGGAGAAAGATAAAGCGAAGGTACAGGCGCTATTGGACAAGCACGGAGTAAAGGAGAAGGAAACTGAATTTGGAATTGTCCAACGCGTGGACAAGAAGACGAAGCACCAGAAATCTCCGAAGCTTCATTCCTTATCCACGCTCCAAGGTGTGGCAAATAAGCGCTGGAAGTATCCTCCGTCCAAGGTGCTGAAGACGATGCAGAGCTTATATGAGAAACGGCTGGTCAGCTATCCAAGAACGGATTGCAACTACATCACAGAAAGTGAATTCGGGTACTTAGTGAATAACCTCGATGCGTATCAGAAGACCTTGAACGTATCGTTTACGCCAGCTTCCCTGAAGCCGAATAAGCGATACGTGAACAGCAGCCAAGTTCAGGAGCACTATGCGATTATTCCAACGAAGACGGTCCCTACCGAGAAGAAGTTGAGCGGATTAAGTCGTGAAGAGCAGAACCTTTATAATGAGATTCTTTCGACGACGCTTGCCATGTTCCATAAAGACTACGTCTATGAAGAGACAACAATTCTCACAAGTGTCAAAGGCTTGTCGTTTAAAACGACTGGGAAGCGGGATGTAGATAATGGGTGGAAAGAGCTGTTTCCAAAGCCGGCTAAGCCGAAACAAGGGCAAGATAAGCCACTTCCGAATGTCGGACAAGGGGAACAGGTAGACGCTCAGGTTGAAGTGAAAGAAAGCATGACGAAGCCGCCGAAGCCGTACACGGAAGGCGATTTAATCACGATGATGAAGACGTGCGGCAAGCACATGGATGATGAAGCAGATGTGGAGATTCTGAAGGAAGTGGAAGGCCTTGGAACAGAAGCCACACGCTCGAGCATCATTGAAACGATAAAGGCTCAGAAATACATTGAAGTGAGAAAGAACACAGTGTCCGTGACGAATAAGGGCATCATGCTGTGTGAGGCGATTGAGGGTACGCTCTTATCAAGTCCGTCCATGACGGCGAAATGGGAATCTTATTTGAAGAAGATTGGCAGCGGGGAAGGCTCGAAGCAGGTATTTACGAAGCAGACGGTCCAGTTTATTGAGAAGCTTATTCAAGACACCCCTGGCTCAATCGAGAAGGTTCACATTAAGAGTACGGAAGAGAAGAAGAAATGGAATGAGCCGATTGCGAAATGTCCGTCCTGCCAGACTGGCTCTATCATCGATCGGTATAAGTTCTATGCCTGCTCCAATTACAAAGAAGGCTGTAGTGTCACATTCCCGAAGAAGCTCGCGGGAAAGACGCTCACACAGAATATGATTAAAACGCTTTGTCAGAAGAAACGAACGCGTGTATTGAAAGGATTTAAAGGCAAGAAACCGTTCAGTACGGCGCTTGTGTTGGATGAAGACTATAAGATTAAATTTGATTTCGCGAAGAAAGAATGA
- a CDS encoding DNA-3-methyladenine glycosylase I yields the protein MKRCTWVEGQPEIYLNYHDNEWGVPVYDDHKLYEMLFLECFQAGLSWLTVLKKRENFRSAFDQFDPTKIQHYNETKVEELLQDPGIIRSRSKINAAINNAAKFIEIQQEHGSFSKYLWGFSDGTVIVNKDDQFTTTTDLSDALSKDLKKRGMKYVGSVTIYAYLQGGGVVNDHELGCFRHPDK from the coding sequence ATGAAACGATGCACATGGGTAGAAGGGCAGCCTGAAATCTACTTAAACTATCACGACAACGAATGGGGCGTACCCGTTTATGACGACCACAAATTATATGAGATGCTATTTCTTGAATGCTTCCAAGCCGGCCTATCCTGGCTCACTGTGTTAAAGAAACGAGAGAACTTCCGGAGCGCATTCGACCAGTTCGACCCGACTAAAATTCAGCATTACAATGAGACGAAAGTCGAAGAACTCCTCCAAGATCCTGGCATCATTCGAAGTCGCAGCAAGATTAATGCGGCCATTAACAACGCAGCCAAATTTATAGAGATTCAACAAGAGCACGGCTCTTTCTCGAAGTACTTGTGGGGGTTCTCAGATGGCACGGTCATCGTAAACAAAGACGACCAGTTCACCACCACAACGGACCTCTCAGACGCCTTGTCCAAGGACTTGAAGAAACGCGGAATGAAGTACGTTGGTTCTGTAACCATCTATGCGTATCTGCAAGGAGGTGGCGTCGTGAATGACCATGAGCTAGGGTGCTTTAGACATCCTGATAAATAA